Within Solea solea chromosome 1, fSolSol10.1, whole genome shotgun sequence, the genomic segment ATACTTCCATAACTTTCAGATGCCGTCTTTGTGTCTCAAGTGTccgctaacagctaagctaacaggtgagtcagcacATTTGTTTATTACTCTGCCATCTATGCAGAAGAACATACAATACTTCCACACACGCATTTGTATTGTGATTGTCCGTTaccagctaagctaacaggtgagtcagcacATTTTGTTCCCCTGATGTCTCTTCTGCTGTTAGCTCTGGTGAAGCTAATGGCTGAGCTAACCGATTTGACTGTTACTTTGCCATCTACACGGAAGAACATAAAATACTTCCACGAGTCCATTATCAGGTTCTTCGTTGCCTTGGGTGTctgctaacagctaagctaacagatGAGCCAGCAGATTCGTCTGTAACTTAGCCACATATGGGGAAGATACTTCCACGTGAAGATTTTCTGATTAtttggtatatatatatgtacataaatacattttattaactGAAAtatcatatatgtatacattttgcTACAGAAATTCATAAAAAATAGGATTAGGAGTAGTATTATCCCTTGGTTTAGGAGGTACTTTTCTTAGTCATGTTTTCCATATTCCTGCTGCTTtacaagaaaaataaaccaacaCATCTTCAGTTATTATTTGTAAGAGAAATTCACTGAGatgtcaaaacaaaaaccctgtaTTTGTTTATCTTCTTTATTGTTGCTTAAAAACAGCTCGGCAGCCTCTTCGGTGACGACACACGGAAGGGGAAACATAAATGTTCCTcgaaggagcagagagagattTGTCACAAGCAACCGCCGAGAGGTTATCTGCTGTGAGTCTGCAGCTCTGAGgccaaaaaacaaaaggtttcagTGTGAAACTGTTTAATCCGTCAACATCCCAGACTTTTAATCTGTAATCTGCTGCAGATTATCATCACTCTGATGTCTTTACATCAGATGATgcatttggagaaaaaaaattgctccaaaaaaatgatgaaaagggaaaaatcTCAACGTCTCAGGAGGACGTTTTCACGTCCCCCGTACTAACTCTGCTGCCAACGaggtttttacatttatttcacataaGAAAATTTGATTTTTGGCTGCTGGGTTCAgcccttttcacacacacacacacacacacacacacacacacgcacacacgcacacacacacaggcatccCTGAAAGGGAgtggaacaaacaaaaaaaaaacacctctgaaAAAGCGAGGGAAACAGAACGCACCACTGCAGCACTGATTATCTGGACTAGATTtaacttattatttttattattatacattttataataaacATCTCTGCCGTTAACATAACtttgtacatgtatttatttaacatgtgtgtgaaagtgtttccacagagcacacacacacacctaaaaacATCTATCTCGTTATTGAATACAATGACATCATTGGCGTATAAAGAGAGAGAATTGGGGGCAGAATTTGGTGGATTTTTTACTACTTAATGTATAAGACGAGGGGTTTGGccgcgtgtgtctgtgtgtgtgcacgtgtggaTTAGCCGGCTCTCGTTAGACAAAAGGCAGATGGATTTGCATGGCTCTGGCTTTTTTTATTCAGAGCGGGTGAGAAAAggtcagagagagagctgcGCTCGGCCATTGTCTCACCGCCGCTACGTAGAGGAAACAAagatataatattatttacGTCCGATTCATTGTTGCtgttgaaaaagtaaaaaaaaaagtttgagccacagtttggttttttgtactacatacacaaatacatacatatatatgtatatgtgtatatatatatactgtacatatatatgtatatgtgtatacacatatacatatatatgtatatgtgtgtgtatatatatatacatatgtatgtttatatatatataaataaacgtCACAGCACATGAACATCACATACAagttcatgcacacacacccactcaaaTACACACTTTCATGTCTAATCCAGAACAACTGTCTTTATACGCCGACGATATCACCAAATTCGTCTTTATCAcataactgcacacacacaggataagGATGAGGAAATACGGGGACGTCatgaatttgatttaaaaaataaagagtgaCTGAGCGGAAATTTGAAAAACAATGTCTAAAAAACTGTGTCTGCGTTTCTCAGCGATCAAAAACGACCATGAGATAAACGtcgttttttaaataaatttgcACTCAAAGAGTAAAAAGCAGCAGTGATTTCCGTTTAATCGGAGCGGGAATATGACGGGATGCAGCGTCGTAGCGCTAATCTGACAATCCCATTCTCCTGCTGCGCTACGTTACAAGAAAATATATCAGAAAATGCtatcaaataaaaatggacTTGCAGGAAAATGACGTGAATTCAGCAGAGGgagggatgaatgaatgaatgaatgaatgacttgaGAGGAGAGCGGAgattttttccccacaaatatttgcagaataaaataaataaataatgaattccTACCAAAAATCCACGGTGAGGTCGTGCAGCAcacgcctcctcctcccacGTCTAATCACAATCCCAGTCCGACTGCAccgagtaggaggaggaggagagtttcatcctctccatcttttcctcctttgagaagtaaaagataaaaagaaagtTCCCagctttcctttctttctttttgctgtttgtttcatccatttttttttcctaggCGCAGTTGAGGATGAGCTTGGAcacggagagagggagagagacgagTGAAGACGAgacgaagagagagaggagaggaagggagagacgTGTGAAGACGAgacgaggagagagaggagaggaagagagagaacctctctctctgctccaacacacacacacacacacacacacacacagacagactacAAAGTGCACTGTGGGGGCTCCTCCTTATATTCCTCCCATCCCTTCCCTCCGCCCCCCCTGCCTGTCTACAGCACATGTCACCTCCCCTCGTTACCATGGCAACGGCCCCACATGTTGCcgacaggaggaggaagacgagagatagagagagggagaacgagagagacagaaaaagagagggagagacagaaagagagagtgagagaggctTAAAGGGATCATTCGTGCAGTTGTATCAGTAAGTAGCCGTGTCATCATTCTCCATctattcttcttctctcttaCAGTCTTTTTTCTCGACTCATCTAGTTTAGTCTAGGATCACCAGCTCCTTCTTCATCAAACCCTCATCCGTTTGCTCGGGAAAGTCTGTGAACTCTGTTCCGCACTAAAAACTCTAAAAAAGGAAGCAGGACAAcgacgcagggcattgtgggtaaacacaaccaaaacatacgagTGTGTTTAGTTTTTACTTGTGATTTTGTGACCAGTAAAGTCACAGCTCGTGTCTTTAATTCCACTGTTGCCATCTACTgtaactgtacacacacacacacacacatgcacacacacacacactcatcaacaAACAGGGTTAATTAGTTCTTAGCTGCAGAGTCTAAAGAAGGAGGATCTGAGTCCATGAAGGACAAACAGCTGCAGCAAACATGGGAGGAGACTGAAGGACttagcactgactgtgtgtgtgtgtgtgtgtgtgtgtgtgcacacactttACATGTGTcttttaggagaataaagtgttTACATGTCAGTCTTCATTTAATGAGAGCATGAATATAAAATCCATGTGTTCACatggggaaaataaaataagtcaagATTCAGTTCAATGTCCACTGACATGGATCAGATTATTATGGACTAACCAGGTCAAACATGTGGATTACATCGtagaacaataataacaacagttttactgtaattgtgtttaaaatcatttgaTTTGACGACAAACTGTTGAGCTGTAGAGGAAACTGCTGTATGCAgatgacaagtgtgtgtgtgtgtgtgtgggggggggatttcTTAGTTTATCTTTCTATTCaacaatcccacacacacacatgcatgcacacacacacacacacacatacacaaacactccaGCTTCTAAACAGACACCCCCCACACCTCCTTTTGTCCCCCTTGGCGACAGCTGGAGGTggcaggcagtgtgtgtgtgagtgtgtgtgtgtgtgtgtgtgtgtgtacccccCCTCCGCCAGCAGCTCCCTgaaacaaaaaggtttttagGAAGCTTTTTGGGCGCCAACGTTTCATTTCCCTTCTCctttcagcagcagctcagtgattAAAATCATGACGTCACCTTTTTATTCTCCATGATGACTTCAGCAAGAGAAAAGCGACGCACCAACACCATCACTACACCTGCTCTGGACTGGAGATGTGTCCAGGGTTTGACCCACGATAAATTCACAAACACTGGGTCATTCCTTCAGATTTAAAAAACGAgcacaaaatgtgatttttgatCCAAATGTGGAGAGAGAACTACACCACCCATCAACGAGGTCCTGGCGTACATATGGAGCAAGATTATAATCTGTGAACACTCCAATAATCCTTACATGGCCTTGGTTGTATATACATCAGTGTCTTGGATGTTGTTGCAGCCGCGGTGAGCAGTGAGATACCAAAGGTTCTCGGGTTGTCTCGGGGGGGGGATCCTGCACCTACAGCGGTGTGAATCACAGCGCAACTCATGATATGAAGtatggtccatgataccaataatatcgcgacacaacgattctgtgaaaaTCGTCAGATTGCGAGACAGTCGTATACACCGCGATATCTGTCAAACTGAAGACGCTGAAAAGGTGCACATCAGTCCCCTTAGTCCATAGTGTTTCCTCTGAGTGGACCGGTTTGTCTTGGTGCAGTACGGTAcgttattttctggtttccatTAGGAACAGGACCAAAATAAGCAGCCACAACAGTTCCATGCTTTAGCATCCTTCTCTTTGGAGTACCACAGTAAAATGGTAGGACAGTCAGCTGATGGAagcgacagaaaagcgtcactccctgACACCCGGACCACTCCCTgacgtcctccattgttgtttgctgtgttgcGTTCTATGTCGCCGTTTGTTACGACATCACGCTGCGCGGCCTTCGGGCTCAGCGCACACCCTGTCCAAGTCCACCCCCACGTAAGTTAGACACACGTAAACAAATAATGGGTTTCTCCGTCTGACAAACAAATGTCAATCCATCGATCTCCTTGGTGGACGTTCTAAAGGTCTGACTTCTCCCTGCATGAGTCCACATTGTATTTTCCTGAGGTTCCTGAAGTCTTTCTGACGAGGAGTCGTTGAGAAAAGCAAGagcacagacagaaagacagagattCCTGGAGTTATTAGTCGAGTATGTTGGTGAGTTCGGTTCTCGACAAGCGCTCGACCAAAACACTTCACAGTCAACACTTCACATCTTCGAATTCCCGTCAAAAGATCTGCCAAGTTTGACGTTAATCAGACGCTCCGTTGCCACGGAAATCGGGGAAAAGAAAAGGGCGAGAATTCAGCAGAATTTCTGAGTTTATTAGTGTAAGGATTATCTGGTTGTCTGTTCATTAGTGTTGTTGTAAAGTGAGCTTAAAGATATCACTACCCCCCAGAGCCAGTAGGGGGCGGTGAGAGGGTGTGTCCCGGTGTTGTTGTACTTGACTAGCTGTGTGAAGCTGCCCTCCACCATGACTAGTTGTATGTGCCTGTGCTGATAATAAAAGTGGTTCCAGAGAAGAAACCAGCTTCCTTATTTTTGATATAGTGACAATATCACATATGGCGACGAGGATAAAAGCACCGAGAAGTCAAGCGCCGGTCTGCTGCGGGGCAAGTAAGCAAAGTCGTTGATGGTCCTGTCGTGTTTTGCTAGCTAAGAAGAGCTAGTGAAGAAAAATGGCGGCAATGGTGGGCGCGGTGGCGCCGTTTGACAGCAATTCGCAGACGTGGGAAGAGTACTGTGAGGTTTTGGACcatttttttgtcgcaaatgaTATAAGGGAGGCGGAACGGAGAAGAGCTGTGCTACTGAGCTGCGTGGGACCACAGACCTATGCCCTGATGAGGAACCTGCTAAGCCCGGATAAGCCAGGAGAGCGCTCCTATGAGGATCTGGTAGAGTTgttaaaaaatcattttcacccGAAGACCAGCGAGATAATGCAGAGGTGGAAATTTAATACAAGGAACAGGAAACCAGAGGAAAGTGTTAGTGACTATGTGGCGGAGCTGAGAAAGCTCGCGCAGGACTGTAATTTCAGAGATACGCTGACGGTGATGTTGAGGGACCGGCTCGTTTGCGGCATAAATGATGACGGCATACAGCGGAAGCTGCTGTCGGAAGACAAGTTAACCTTTGACAAGGCATTGAAGGTGGCGCAGGCAATGGAGGCGGCGAACAGAGACATGGTGGATTTGCAGGGAGCCAGAGAACAGGCAAAATGGAACCGAGCATCGGGGTCGGTGCACAAGGTGAATGATGTCCACGCCAGGACGCAGCAGGATGTGAGGACATGCTACAGATGCAAGGGAGACAACACTTGGCAATGAACTGCAGGTTTGCCAAAGAAACGTGTCATAACTGCGGGAAAGTGGGACACATAAAAAGGGCTTGCAGAATGAAGGACATGGGGAAAGGGAAGACTATGCAGACACAAGGGGTGACAGGAAAATTTAACAAAAGGGCTAATTTCATgcaggaggaaggggaggataGTGATAAGGAGGAAGTTTTCACTATGTACCACATCAAAGATAGCAGAATTACCATACACAACATGCAGGAAGAAATAGTCATTCCCAGAGAAGAACCAATAAGACAAGTGTTGACAGTAAATGGACAGGATGTAACCTATGAAGTAGACACAGGCTGTGGCTATACAATAATGTCAGAGAAGGCATTTTACAGGTTATTCCGTAGTGGTAAAAAACCAAGGTTGCTCCAGTGCAAGATAAAACTGAAAACATATGGTGGTCATGTAGTACCAGTGTTAGGAGCAGCAAAGGTCAAAGTGGAACATGAAGGCAGTGCTAAGATGTTAGCAGTAGTGGTCGTCAAAGGTTCAGGGACCAGTTTACTGGGGCGAGGGTGGATGAAAGCTCTCAAGATGGATTGGAAAACTGTACATAAGGTAGAAGACCGAGAAGAACTATTACAAGAAGTACTTTTGAGACATGACACAGTATTTAAAGATGAGCTAGGGACGTTGAAAGGCTTTGCAGCAAAGATACATGTAGCTAGTGATGCGAAGCCCTGCTTCTACAAGCCAAGGTCTGTTCCTTTCGCGATGAAAAAGAAAGTAGAGCAAGAACTAGAGAGGCTCTTAGAGGAGAAAATCATTGAACCAGTGAAATTCTCAGACTGGGCAGCGCCCATAGTACCAGTTCTAAAACCAGACTCCAGAGTCAGAATTTGTGGGGACTATAAGATAACGGTGAACAAAGTGTCACCAATTGAGCAGTACCCCATTCCTAGAATGGAGGATATGATAGCTTGTCTTACTGGGGGGGAGAAATACACCAAGTTAGACATGAGCCATGCATATCAACAGATAGTATTAGATGAAGATTCAAGAAGATACGTCACAGTGAATACACACAAGGGACTTTTCACATACACAAGACTACCCTTTGGTGTGAGCTCCAGCCCAGCTATATTCCAGCGCACGATGGAGGGTGTGCTACAAGGAATCGAGAATGTGGCTGTATACCTTGATGACATCATTCTGACTGGAAAGAATGACAAAGATCATCTACAGACATTGGATCAAGTGCTGCAACGACTCCAAAATGCTGGACTACGCTTAAAAAGGAGTAAGTGTCAGTTCATGGAGactgaagtgacatttttgggACACAAAGTGGACAAGACAGGGTTGCACCCACTGCCAGCCAAGGTGAAAGCAGTGCAGGAGGCTCCCGCACCTACATCAGTGACTGAGCTTAAAGCTTATTTGGGACTGTTGAACTTTTATAATAAGTTTCTGCCTAACTTGTCTAATGTACTAGCACCTATGCATAAGTTACTCCGAAAAGATGAAATATGGGTATGGGGGCAAGAACAAGAAAAAGCTTTCAAAGAGTCAAAAGAGCTCTTACAATCAAGCAGTGTGTTAGTGCATTATGATGAGAAGAAAGAACTGATACTTTCCTGTGATGCCTCTCCATATGGAGTTGGAGCGGTACTAGCTCACCGTATGACAGATGGTGATGAGAAACCTATAGGGTTTgcctcacgcacacacaccgcTGCTGAGAAGAACTATTCCCAAATTGATAAAGAGGGATTAGCAGTCATTTTTGGAGTGCAGTATTTTCATAAGTATCTGTATGGTAGAAAGTTTGTGATTTGTACAGATCATAAGCCATTGATAAGTTTATTTAACGAGATGAAAGCGGTCCCACAGATGGCGTCGCAAAGAATAATGCGATGGGCGGTGCTGTTGAGAGCATATGAGTATGTCATATTTTACAGGGCAGGTAAAGACCATGGTAATGCTGATGCTCTCAGTCGACTCCCTCTGCCAGAGAAACCCAAGGAGACAGAACCAGAGGAACATGTACTGATGCTGGACCGGGAACAGAGCCCCCTGACAACATCAGAACAGCTACGGTACTGGACAACTAGGGATCCTATCCTCTCAAGAGTCCGTGAGTATGTTCTCAGAGGATGGCCTGATAATGTGGACAGTAACTATATGCCttacagacagagacaacatgAGCTCAGTGTACAGGATGGCTGTGTGTTGTGGGGAGCTCGCATCGTGATCCCGGAGAAAGGACAATCTCCTCTGATGGAGCAATTACATCAGTCACACCCAGGCATGAGCCGCATGAAAGGACTGGCCAGAGGCTACATGTGGTGGCCCAATATGGACATAGACATTGAGAAAAAGGTAAAGACATGCCACACATGTCAGGAACACAGAAAGGCACCTGCCTGTGCACCTCTCCACCCCTGGGAGTGGCCGGAAAAGCCATGGAGAAGACTACACATAGATTATGCAGGGCCTTTCATGGGGAAAATGTTCTTAGTAATTGTGGATGCTCATTCAAAATGGTTAGATGTCTACCCAGTAACTTCATCTACGTCAGCAACCACAATAAACTGTCTTAGGAACAGTTTTAGCACACATGGTATTCCAGAGATGATTGTCTCAGATAATGCACAGTGTTTTGTCAGTGAACAAACCAGAGAGTTCATGACACGAAATGGAGTAACACATGTCACATCAGCACCGTATCACCCATCATC encodes:
- the LOC131445466 gene encoding uncharacterized protein K02A2.6-like; this encodes MNCRFAKETCHNCGKVGHIKRACRMKDMGKGKTMQTQGVTGKFNKRANFMQEEGEDSDKEEVFTMYHIKDSRITIHNMQEEIVIPREEPIRQVLTVNGQDVTYEVDTGCGYTIMSEKAFYRLFRSGKKPRLLQCKIKLKTYGGHVVPVLGAAKVKVEHEGSAKMLAVVVVKGSGTSLLGRGWMKALKMDWKTVHKVEDREELLQEVLLRHDTVFKDELGTLKGFAAKIHVASDAKPCFYKPRSVPFAMKKKVEQELERLLEEKIIEPVKFSDWAAPIVPVLKPDSRVRICGDYKITVNKVSPIEQYPIPRMEDMIACLTGGEKYTKLDMSHAYQQIVLDEDSRRYVTVNTHKGLFTYTRLPFGVSSSPAIFQRTMEGVLQGIENVAVYLDDIILTGKNDKDHLQTLDQVLQRLQNAGLRLKRSKCQFMETEVTFLGHKVDKTGLHPLPAKVKAVQEAPAPTSVTELKAYLGLLNFYNKFLPNLSNVLAPMHKLLRKDEIWVWGQEQEKAFKESKELLQSSSVLVHYDEKKELILSCDASPYGVGAVLAHRMTDGDEKPIGFASRTHTAAEKNYSQIDKEGLAVIFGVQYFHKYLYGRKFVICTDHKPLISLFNEMKAVPQMASQRIMRWAVLLRAYEYVIFYRAGKDHGNADALSRLPLPEKPKETEPEEHVLMLDREQSPLTTSEQLRYWTTRDPILSRVREYVLRGWPDNVDSNYMPYRQRQHELSVQDGCVLWGARIVIPEKGQSPLMEQLHQSHPGMSRMKGLARGYMWWPNMDIDIEKKVKTCHTCQEHRKAPACAPLHPWEWPEKPWRRLHIDYAGPFMGKMFLVIVDAHSKWLDVYPVTSSTSATTINCLRNSFSTHGIPEMIVSDNAQCFVSEQTREFMTRNGVTHVTSAPYHPSSNGLAERAVQTFKELMKKSSGDTVETKLNRALFSYRITPQSTTGLSPAEMLMGRKLRCTLDLIHPDLKKKVEAKQTSQKAYHDKHAKERNFVAGESIYTKNYGYGPKWVPGLIHDTTGPVSYTVLLGDGKLVRRHVDQLFSRQESELSVLSPEPVPGEECGPPTPLPKMLGQDTGPGQEGDRVLPTTEQEQVSSTPAGTPTPLFRSHRIRKPPAYMKDFVQ